The Rhineura floridana isolate rRhiFlo1 chromosome 15, rRhiFlo1.hap2, whole genome shotgun sequence genome window below encodes:
- the DHDDS gene encoding dehydrodolichyl diphosphate synthase complex subunit DHDDS, whose product MSWIKEGELSILERFCASVIKAGPMPKHIAFIMDGNRRYAQKHKVEKLEGHSQGFMKLAQTLQWCLSLGIREITVYAFSIENFKRSKEEVEGLMELARQKFIRLLEEQENLERHGVCIRVIGDVHLLPQDIQELIAKIVLATRHYNTCFLNIGFAYTSRQEISNAVKELAWGVEEGLLQPSDISESLMDKCLYTCKSPHPDILIRTSGEVRLSDFMLWQTSHACIVFQAVLWPDYTFWNLWEAVLQFQMNYNALQKAKDLYMEERKWQQMESDKACVLEKLKEEGSASCGDAQKRRALLQECRAKREERIQSFLQALENKQFDFLEKLSMASA is encoded by the exons ATGTCTTGGATTAAAGAAGGAGAACTGTCCATCTTGGAGAGATTCTGTGCCAGTGTCATAAAG GCAGGCCCAATGCCCAAGCACATCGCATTCATCATGGATGGCAACCGCCGTTATGCTCAAAAGCACAAAGTGGAAAAATTAGAAGGTCATTCACAAGGATTCATGAAACTGGCTCAG ACACTCCAGTGGTGCTTGAGCCTGGGTATCCGGGAAATCACTGTTTATGCCTTTAGTATTGAAAACTTCAAGCGATCCAAGGAAGAAGTAGAAGGCCTGATGGAGCTGGCAAGGCAAAAATTTATCCGTCTTCTAGAAGAACA GGAAAACTTGGAGAGACACGGTGTGTGCATTCGCGTCATCGGGGATGTACACCTCCTGCCGCAAGATATCCAGGAACTCATTGCCAAGATTGTGCTGGCAACAAGGCACTACAACAC atgttttttgaACATTGGCTTTGCATACACATCAAGACAAGAGATTAGTAATGCTGTGAAAGAGCTGGCCTGGGGAGTCGAAGAAGGGCTACTTCAACCCAG TGATATTTCAGAGTCACTGATGGACAAGTGCCTCTATACCTGTAAATCTCCTCATCCAGACATCCTGATAAGGACTTCCGGTGAAGTCCGGCTTAGTGATTTCATGCTCTGGCAG ACATCACATGCATGCATAGTGTTCCAGGCTGTGCTGTGGCCAGATTACACCTTCTGGAATTTATGGGAGGCTGTCCTTCAGTTCCAAATGAACTACAATGCTTTGCAG aAAGCCAAGGATTTGTACATGGAAGAAAGGAAGTGGCAGCAGATGGAAAGCGACAAGGCATGTGTTCTGGAGAAGCTGAAAGAAGAAGGTTCTGCGTCCTGTGGAGATGCTCAGAAACGGCGGGCGCTCTTGCAGGAATGCAGGGCTAAGCGGGAAGAGAGAATCCAAAGTTTTTTGCAGGCCTTGGAGAACAAACAATTTGACTTCCTAGAAAAACTGAGTATGGCATCTGCATGA